A single window of Sulfurovum sp. UBA12169 DNA harbors:
- a CDS encoding adenylate kinase has translation MKKLFLIIGAPGSGKTTDASIIAKKHTDKIVHYSTGDMLREEVASGSELGKTIEGFISKGALVPLNIIIDTIISAINNAPVDVVLIDGYPRSVEQMTALDEILAGNHEIELSSVIEVRVSEEIAKERILGRAAEAEVVRSDDSVEVFYDRMKIYTDPLAQIQAFYTEKNLLKVIDGERTLEVIVDDMDAFVQSKI, from the coding sequence ATGAAAAAACTATTTCTCATCATCGGAGCTCCCGGTTCGGGCAAGACAACAGACGCCAGCATCATTGCCAAAAAACATACAGATAAAATCGTACACTATTCAACCGGTGACATGCTCAGGGAAGAAGTAGCCAGCGGAAGCGAACTCGGCAAGACTATTGAAGGCTTTATTTCCAAAGGTGCTTTGGTGCCGCTCAATATCATTATCGACACCATCATCTCAGCGATCAACAATGCACCCGTTGATGTGGTACTTATTGATGGATATCCTAGAAGCGTGGAGCAGATGACGGCACTGGATGAAATTCTTGCCGGAAACCATGAAATAGAACTTAGTTCTGTTATAGAAGTAAGGGTAAGCGAAGAGATTGCCAAAGAAAGAATCCTCGGACGTGCTGCTGAAGCTGAGGTTGTAAGAAGCGATGACAGCGTAGAAGTTTTTTATGATAGAATGAAAATCTATACAGATCCCTTGGCACAAATTCAAGCTTTCTACACAGAGAAAAATTTACTCAAAGTTATTGACGGCGAAAGAACACTTGAAGTCATTGTTGACGATATGGATGCATTTGTCCAAAGCAAAATTTAA
- a CDS encoding NAD(+) kinase, with protein MEQDILKPLEQIQTAGFVLKPNTPQIKPLYEQIKKQFEARGIEVLIAERSAKMIGIKGLPFETICEKADFLVSLGGDGTLLSLVRRSYGHHKPVMGINAGHLGFLADITIDEVDDFLIKMQQGNYRIDERMMIEGYIKTSKGTKSFYAFNDVVITRPTISKMVKIDASIDGDWFNTYRGDGLIISTPTGSTAYNLAAGGPVMYPLTKAFIMTPICAHSLRQRPLVVPADFTIELASTEDRVVAMIDGQDAYEMQPGDVLVVEGAKIGAKLLHRKERSYFGVLREKLLWGDKS; from the coding sequence ATGGAGCAGGATATCTTGAAACCATTAGAGCAGATACAGACTGCAGGGTTTGTGCTTAAGCCAAATACACCGCAGATTAAACCCCTCTACGAGCAGATCAAAAAACAATTTGAAGCAAGAGGAATTGAAGTGTTGATTGCAGAGCGGTCAGCAAAGATGATAGGTATAAAAGGCCTCCCTTTTGAAACGATTTGTGAGAAAGCAGATTTTTTAGTCTCTTTGGGCGGAGATGGAACATTGCTATCTTTAGTTCGCCGAAGTTATGGGCACCACAAGCCGGTTATGGGGATCAATGCAGGCCATTTGGGTTTTTTGGCCGATATCACAATCGATGAAGTAGATGATTTTTTAATTAAAATGCAGCAAGGCAACTATCGTATTGATGAGCGCATGATGATAGAAGGCTACATTAAAACATCCAAAGGAACGAAAAGTTTTTATGCTTTCAACGATGTCGTCATTACGCGCCCTACGATTTCAAAGATGGTAAAAATAGATGCTTCCATTGATGGAGATTGGTTTAACACGTACCGCGGAGACGGACTTATTATCTCCACGCCCACCGGTTCCACCGCATACAATCTTGCAGCGGGCGGACCGGTGATGTATCCCTTAACCAAAGCATTTATCATGACTCCTATTTGTGCGCATTCTTTGCGGCAAAGACCGCTGGTCGTGCCGGCAGATTTTACGATAGAGCTTGCTTCGACCGAAGACAGGGTAGTTGCTATGATAGATGGGCAGGATGCTTATGAAATGCAGCCGGGCGATGTATTGGTTGTCGAAGGCGCAAAGATAGGAGCCAAACTTTTGCACAGAAAAGAGAGGAGTTATTTTGGCGTGCTTCGTGAAAAACTTTTATGGGGGG
- a CDS encoding aspartate--tRNA ligase has translation MRTHYCAQINEQHNGEVVTVAGWVSSRRDHGGVIFIDLRDKDEVLQLVCDPADNAAAHKIAEDVRDQFVLIATGTIRPRGEGLENPNLKTGKIEMVVDKLVIENRSKPMPFEIGDEKVNEEIRLKHRYLELRSQRSYTIFKLRSKATIAARNALDELGFLEVETPILTKSTPEGARDYLVPSRVHHGEFYALPQSPQLFKQLLMVSGFDRYFQIAKCFRDEDLRADRQPEFTQIDVEMSFCNQEDVIQIAEKLIYNVFTKCGFEIPRTFKRMTHHDAMEKYGSDKPDMRYDMAMVDVIDIFERCDNEIFSAIAKAPKKNRIKALKVPNGDTIFSKRQMKGFEDYVRKFGAQGLGYFQMKEDGLKGPLAKFFTDTDLQAIIDRCELEVGDAVFFGAGEKKLVLDYMGRFRIYLAETMEIIPKGTFEFLWVVDFPMFEVEDGRVKALHHPFTQPKSLDYEDIEEIESIAYDIVLNGTELGGGSIRIHKEAMQSEIFKLLGIGEEEAQEKFGFLLDALKYGAPPHGGFALGLDRLIMLMAGTDSIRDVIAFPKTQRAQCLLTQAPSTVDNEQLKELGLRMRQTAAI, from the coding sequence GTGAGAACACATTATTGTGCCCAGATCAATGAACAACATAATGGTGAAGTAGTTACCGTGGCCGGTTGGGTTTCCAGCCGCAGAGACCATGGCGGGGTTATATTTATCGACCTTCGCGACAAAGACGAAGTACTGCAGCTTGTCTGTGACCCTGCAGACAATGCTGCGGCCCACAAAATTGCTGAAGATGTCAGAGACCAGTTTGTGCTTATCGCTACAGGCACGATAAGACCCAGGGGAGAAGGATTGGAAAATCCAAATCTTAAAACGGGCAAAATAGAAATGGTCGTCGACAAGCTAGTCATTGAAAACCGCTCAAAACCGATGCCTTTTGAAATCGGGGATGAAAAAGTAAATGAAGAGATTCGCCTTAAGCACCGATATCTTGAACTGCGAAGCCAACGGTCTTATACTATTTTCAAACTGAGATCCAAAGCAACGATTGCAGCAAGAAATGCGCTTGACGAACTAGGTTTTCTAGAAGTAGAAACCCCTATTCTCACCAAATCAACTCCGGAAGGAGCAAGGGATTATCTCGTACCAAGCCGCGTACATCATGGTGAATTTTATGCTCTTCCGCAATCTCCGCAGCTTTTTAAACAGCTTTTAATGGTGAGCGGTTTTGACAGATATTTTCAGATAGCCAAATGTTTTCGCGATGAAGATCTTCGTGCAGACAGACAACCGGAATTTACGCAAATAGATGTTGAAATGAGCTTCTGCAATCAAGAAGATGTGATTCAAATCGCCGAAAAACTGATCTACAATGTTTTTACAAAATGCGGATTTGAAATTCCCCGCACCTTCAAACGTATGACTCACCATGATGCAATGGAAAAATACGGTTCAGACAAACCGGATATGCGTTATGATATGGCCATGGTTGATGTGATTGATATCTTTGAAAGATGCGACAATGAAATCTTTTCAGCTATTGCCAAAGCACCTAAGAAAAACCGCATCAAAGCGCTCAAGGTGCCAAACGGGGATACTATCTTTTCAAAACGCCAAATGAAAGGCTTTGAGGACTATGTACGCAAATTTGGCGCACAGGGTCTTGGCTATTTCCAGATGAAAGAAGACGGACTTAAAGGGCCTCTTGCCAAATTTTTCACCGATACGGATCTTCAGGCCATTATAGACCGATGCGAACTTGAGGTGGGAGATGCTGTATTCTTCGGCGCAGGCGAGAAAAAACTAGTGCTTGATTATATGGGCCGTTTCCGCATCTATCTTGCAGAAACGATGGAAATCATCCCCAAAGGTACATTTGAATTCTTGTGGGTCGTTGACTTCCCCATGTTTGAAGTTGAAGACGGCAGAGTCAAAGCGCTTCATCATCCGTTCACCCAACCAAAATCACTAGATTATGAAGATATCGAAGAGATAGAATCCATTGCGTATGACATTGTTCTCAATGGAACAGAGCTTGGCGGAGGATCTATTCGTATCCACAAAGAAGCAATGCAGTCAGAGATCTTCAAACTTCTAGGTATCGGCGAAGAAGAAGCGCAAGAAAAATTTGGTTTTTTACTTGATGCGCTTAAGTATGGTGCGCCTCCGCACGGCGGGTTTGCACTGGGACTTGATAGACTCATTATGCTCATGGCAGGTACGGACAGCATCCGAGATGTCATTGCATTCCCTAAAACGCAAAGAGCGCAATGCCTTCTTACCCAAGCACCAAGCACTGTCGATAATGAACAGCTCAAAGAGTTAGGGCTAAGAATGAGACAAACAGCAGCCATATAA